A genomic window from Gossypium hirsutum isolate 1008001.06 chromosome D10, Gossypium_hirsutum_v2.1, whole genome shotgun sequence includes:
- the LOC107915355 gene encoding chitinase 2, which yields MSMFQLFLFQLSGILFLSQQFCYGKVMMEYIGATGVPVKLEAVPVEEGIVFHFILSFAIDADPSGNTQNGKFSPYWADTLTPECVAAMKKSHPNVKALTSLSGWSLGDKVLRWYTPDDTQQWISNAFSSLSSMAQQYHLDGIDIDYENFPRHNSSFAYCIGELITLLKNQSVISVATIAPYHKTIAPYIELFENYGDVIDFVNYQFYTDKVRKPKSYVEAFKIRAGQFDKEKLLPSYEVNGRGIQGDAFFDALSLLEENGFGVNGVMIFSADASSSNDYYYERKSQDFLLNSTVSV from the exons ATGTCCATGTTTCAGCTCTTCCTTTTTCAACTTTCCGGAATTCTGTTCTTATCACAGCAATTTTGCT ATGGCAAAGTGATGATGGAGTACATTGGAGCAACAGGCGTACCCGTGAAACTGGAGGCTGTTCCAGTGGAAGAAGGCATTGTTTTCCACTTCATACTTAGTTTCGCCATCGATGCCGATCCGTCCGGCAATACCCAGAACGGAAAATTCTCACCATATTGGGCAGACACATTAACCCCAGAATGCGTTGCAGCAATGAAGAAAAGCCACCCCAATGTGAAAGCCTTGACCAGTCTTTCAGGGTGGAGCTTAGGGGACAAAGTCCTCCGGTGGTACACCCCTGACGACACCCAACAATGGATATCCAATGCCTTCTCATCATTGTCATCGATGGCCCAACAGTACCATCTCGATGGCATCGACATCGACTATGAAAACTTCCCAAGACACAACTCAAGTTTTGCTTATTGCATAGGTGAACTCATCACTCTCTTGAAGAACCAAAGTGTCATTTCTGTAGCCACCATTGCTCCTTACCATAAAACAATAGCACCCTACATTGAACTATTTGAGAATTACGGAGATGTGATCGATTTCGTCAACTATCAGTTCTACACTGACAAGGTCAGGAAACCCAAATCTTACGTGGAAGCTTTCAAGATTCGAGCCGGACAATTCGATAAGGAAAAGCTATTGCCTAGCTATGAAGTTAATGGAAGGGGGATTCAAGGTGATGCATTTTTTGATGCCTTAAGTCTTTTGGAAGAAAATGGATTTGGTGTTAATGGAGTTATGATATTCTCTGCTGATGCTTCTTCCTCCAATGACTATTACTATGAGAGGAAATCTCAAGATTTCTTGCTGAATTCCACGGTATCCGTGTGA